One window of Dehalobacterium formicoaceticum genomic DNA carries:
- the nifU gene encoding Fe-S cluster assembly scaffold protein NifU, with amino-acid sequence MYNPTVMDHFENPRNVGEIADADGMGEVGNLSCGDILRVYIKVKDNILEDVKYKTFGCGAAIASGSMLTELAKGKTVEEALAITNNTVADALGGLPPKKKHCSNLAADALHKALEDWQTKK; translated from the coding sequence GTGTATAATCCAACAGTAATGGACCATTTTGAAAATCCCCGCAATGTGGGGGAAATTGCCGACGCGGATGGTATGGGTGAAGTAGGCAATTTATCATGTGGTGACATTCTGCGCGTTTATATTAAGGTAAAAGATAATATTCTGGAAGATGTTAAGTACAAAACCTTTGGTTGTGGTGCAGCCATTGCCAGCGGCAGCATGTTAACAGAGCTGGCCAAAGGCAAAACTGTGGAGGAAGCCCTGGCGATTACCAATAATACAGTGGCGGATGCTTTAGGCGGATTACCCCCCAAGAAAAAACATTGTTCCAACTTAGCAGCAGATGCCTTGCATAAAGCTTTGGAGGACTGGCAGACCAAGAAATAG
- a CDS encoding ABC transporter permease, with the protein MQKLDLRLIRMICYSKGQFISVTVVVAVALSIYILLNVTGVNLRNAINYYYEITKFNDIYVQLVKLPQGALEEVRTLPGIKEVQGRISVDVPLEVEDEDERVTIRLISLPEEEKINILYPIEGNAGNLGTDNVLLLEQFAEARNIQVGDMIYPMINGREYPLTVSGIVASGEFVYLMEDEQSILPAPEQFGVAYVNEEFARSVTGYRDSFNELLVLLQDQDQIDDQVDRLEEELDSYGVKRIIKREDQLSHSVLMQEVDGLEKMAQSIPLLFLVVAALIIFIMLSRIVQNDRMAIGILKALGYGNLSVLAHYTKYALLISLLGSLIGIGSGLLLTDPLSQVYAFYFNLPLIRNQIQYSYILNAFLLTAVFCVTAGFLGARPVLKILPADSLRPETPKSGKHILLEKIPFIWNKLSFSWKMVIRNIVRTKKRFAFLMLGLALSYAINTVPMYLAQIMPEIFHLQYQVFQKMDYAVEFTHPLHHRAVRELDQLIQADAIEGKLEYPFELTNGWLKETVTIIGIPGDSQVYHFFDQNQQPLILPDQGIVLTETLAQKLQVQVGDEITVKNFVPGRDDVNLEVGGIIRQYLGTNAYMELDYMGETLLDQNMITGVNILSSHDPKEKLKDVKNIAAVSSVADMKNLFLEYLDTMNLATYLYLLFGGILGFAVIYNGTTISIAERSKEFASLRVMGFDKKDIFKLLSMENLLMSVLAILLGIPLGIGMIQGVVHSFSSDMVTLPLILTPRIFIETIFATVVFVIIAQLAARNKIYRLDFIDALKSRIS; encoded by the coding sequence ATGCAAAAACTGGATCTCCGCTTAATACGCATGATATGCTATTCCAAGGGACAATTTATTTCGGTGACGGTAGTCGTGGCTGTTGCTTTGTCTATCTATATCCTGCTCAATGTAACAGGGGTCAATTTAAGAAATGCCATCAATTACTATTATGAGATTACCAAATTCAACGATATCTATGTCCAGTTGGTAAAACTCCCTCAAGGCGCCTTGGAAGAGGTAAGGACTCTTCCCGGAATTAAAGAGGTTCAGGGCAGAATCAGCGTGGATGTACCCTTGGAGGTGGAAGATGAGGATGAAAGGGTCACGATCCGATTAATATCTCTCCCTGAGGAAGAGAAGATTAATATCCTCTATCCCATTGAGGGAAATGCAGGGAACTTAGGGACAGACAATGTCCTGCTCCTGGAGCAGTTTGCCGAGGCGCGCAATATTCAGGTAGGAGATATGATTTACCCGATGATTAACGGCCGGGAATATCCCTTAACCGTTTCCGGTATTGTGGCCAGCGGAGAATTTGTCTATTTAATGGAGGATGAGCAGTCTATTTTACCGGCCCCGGAGCAATTCGGAGTGGCTTACGTGAATGAAGAGTTTGCCCGGTCGGTAACAGGTTACCGGGATAGCTTCAATGAACTTTTAGTGCTCCTTCAAGATCAGGATCAAATTGATGATCAGGTAGACAGACTGGAAGAAGAGCTGGATTCCTATGGGGTAAAACGCATTATTAAAAGAGAAGATCAACTGAGTCATAGTGTCTTGATGCAGGAAGTGGACGGGCTTGAGAAAATGGCCCAATCCATCCCTCTGTTGTTCCTGGTGGTAGCGGCTTTGATTATCTTTATCATGCTCTCCCGTATAGTACAAAATGACCGCATGGCCATTGGCATCTTAAAAGCTCTGGGTTATGGCAATCTCAGTGTCTTGGCTCATTACACCAAATATGCCTTGCTTATTAGCTTATTGGGATCTCTCATTGGAATCGGCAGCGGTTTGCTTTTGACCGATCCTTTAAGTCAGGTCTATGCCTTTTATTTTAATCTGCCGTTGATTAGGAATCAAATCCAATATTCCTATATCTTAAATGCATTTCTCTTAACGGCTGTTTTCTGTGTGACCGCCGGTTTTTTAGGTGCCAGACCGGTGTTAAAAATATTGCCGGCGGATTCTTTGCGGCCTGAGACGCCGAAATCGGGGAAACATATCCTGCTGGAAAAGATCCCTTTTATTTGGAACAAGCTATCATTCAGCTGGAAAATGGTGATTCGCAATATTGTCAGAACCAAAAAAAGGTTTGCTTTTTTAATGCTGGGACTTGCCTTGTCCTATGCCATTAATACTGTGCCTATGTATCTGGCGCAGATCATGCCGGAGATTTTCCACCTGCAATATCAGGTGTTTCAAAAAATGGATTATGCCGTTGAATTTACTCATCCTCTGCATCATCGGGCTGTTCGTGAGTTGGATCAGCTGATTCAGGCTGATGCAATTGAAGGAAAATTGGAATATCCTTTTGAATTAACCAATGGCTGGCTTAAAGAAACGGTAACGATCATTGGCATCCCCGGAGATTCGCAGGTTTATCATTTTTTTGATCAGAATCAGCAGCCGCTGATCTTGCCTGATCAAGGGATTGTCCTTACGGAAACCTTAGCCCAAAAACTTCAGGTGCAGGTGGGAGATGAAATTACAGTAAAAAACTTTGTGCCGGGGAGAGATGATGTTAACTTAGAAGTCGGTGGTATTATCCGACAGTATTTAGGCACTAATGCATATATGGAGTTAGATTATATGGGAGAGACCTTATTGGATCAGAACATGATTACCGGTGTCAATATTCTTTCCTCACATGATCCGAAAGAGAAATTAAAGGATGTAAAGAATATTGCTGCTGTAAGTTCCGTAGCTGATATGAAAAATCTGTTTTTAGAATATCTGGATACCATGAACCTTGCTACCTATCTCTATTTATTGTTTGGTGGTATTTTGGGCTTTGCGGTAATCTATAACGGAACTACCATCAGTATTGCAGAGCGCAGCAAAGAATTTGCCTCTTTGCGGGTCATGGGTTTTGATAAAAAGGATATTTTTAAACTGCTGAGCATGGAAAACTTGCTCATGTCGGTGCTTGCGATCTTGCTGGGAATTCCTTTGGGGATAGGAATGATTCAGGGGGTTGTGCATTCATTTAGTTCCGATATGGTGACCCTTCCTTTGATTTTAACGCCGAGAATATTTATTGAGACTATCTTTGCGACGGTTGTTTTTGTCATCATTGCTCAATTGGCTGCCAGGAACAAGATTTACCGGCTGGACTTTATTGATGCCTTAAAAAGCCGTATTTCCTAA
- a CDS encoding ABC transporter ATP-binding protein, whose translation MTRETVMELENLSKTYQMGEVTVKALIEANFQLFEGEFMVILGPSGSGKSTLLNIMGGMDLPTSGRLLVHGENIAQYNDRKLTSYRREQVGFVFQFYNLMANLTARENVELATELCRDALDIDMVMEEVGLGERKNFFPSQLSGGEQQRVAIARAVAKNPTLLLCDEPTGALDYQTGILILTLLKKINLDFNKTVVIITHNVAIGGMADRVIKMNSGRIVEIGENQHPIPPERVEW comes from the coding sequence ATGACCCGGGAAACGGTGATGGAACTTGAGAACTTAAGCAAGACTTATCAAATGGGAGAGGTTACGGTTAAAGCTTTAATTGAGGCCAATTTTCAATTATTTGAAGGGGAATTTATGGTGATTCTTGGTCCCAGCGGGTCCGGGAAAAGCACCTTGTTAAATATCATGGGGGGCATGGATTTACCTACGTCCGGGCGTCTTTTGGTGCACGGGGAGAATATTGCCCAGTATAACGACCGGAAGTTAACATCTTATCGCCGGGAGCAGGTGGGATTTGTTTTTCAATTCTACAATTTAATGGCTAATTTAACGGCCCGGGAGAATGTGGAATTGGCCACGGAACTCTGTCGTGACGCCTTGGATATTGATATGGTGATGGAGGAAGTGGGATTGGGGGAGAGAAAGAATTTTTTTCCGTCTCAATTAAGTGGCGGGGAACAGCAACGGGTGGCCATCGCCCGGGCGGTGGCCAAAAACCCCACTCTGCTCCTTTGCGACGAGCCCACTGGTGCCTTGGATTACCAAACCGGTATCCTGATTCTTACTTTGCTGAAAAAAATCAATCTGGATTTTAATAAAACAGTAGTAATTATTACCCATAATGTGGCCATCGGTGGGATGGCTGACCGCGTTATCAAAATGAACAGCGGCCGCATTGTGGAAATAGGGGAAAATCAGCATCCCATTCCTCCGGAAAGGGTTGAGTGGTAA
- a CDS encoding S-layer homology domain-containing protein → MKKFLTLVLALLFLFGAGALAVQADQNYKEKNSPQKGWEKHQKLKDVKGHWAEDAILMMNTKGFIKGYEDATFKPNKPVTQLEAIVMIVRAQGLEDEAQDQKLNDLLKKTAQIPAWAEGYMAVALKENILDEGEMLSFRPNQGAKRIQVALWITRALDLDDYLDSDDDLPYLDKKDIPEDLYNAVVLISESGIMKGNNKNYFLPNKAITRAEMAILLERINGAGTDANIYISEFSGIITDVDDDEITVKGWSVSKTFDFDDEVTVYLNGKKSDVDDLDVDDYVKLTLNKKGDVIAVKATSPDQDDINEDDEKEFEGKIVAINLIDDDEGFITIKSGNKNYRFQVDEDTDVEMDDDGETLELDELKLGWNVEIMAEGKMARSIIIESSDNDNDDDDEETEYEGIITKIDSKNKRIVIKDENGKTYTFFVDKKTEITIDEDDDKDDAELSDLRIGDEAEIGAKGNLALKIEVDRD, encoded by the coding sequence ATGAAAAAATTCTTGACACTGGTTCTTGCACTGCTGTTTTTATTTGGGGCAGGAGCGCTGGCTGTTCAAGCAGACCAGAATTACAAGGAGAAAAACAGTCCGCAAAAAGGCTGGGAAAAGCATCAAAAGTTAAAAGATGTTAAAGGACATTGGGCGGAAGATGCAATTTTGATGATGAACACCAAAGGTTTTATCAAAGGTTATGAAGATGCAACTTTTAAACCCAATAAACCGGTAACCCAGCTGGAAGCCATCGTCATGATTGTACGTGCCCAGGGACTGGAAGATGAAGCGCAGGATCAGAAATTGAATGATTTATTGAAAAAAACGGCTCAGATTCCCGCTTGGGCAGAAGGTTATATGGCGGTTGCCTTGAAAGAAAACATTCTGGATGAGGGGGAAATGCTCTCTTTTCGTCCTAATCAGGGAGCTAAAAGGATTCAGGTTGCGTTGTGGATCACCCGGGCTTTAGATTTGGATGATTATCTGGATAGCGATGACGACCTGCCCTACCTGGATAAAAAGGATATCCCGGAAGATCTTTACAATGCAGTGGTTCTGATTTCTGAGTCTGGGATTATGAAAGGGAATAATAAAAACTATTTTCTGCCCAACAAAGCCATTACCCGGGCCGAAATGGCAATTCTTTTAGAAAGAATTAACGGCGCAGGAACCGATGCCAATATTTATATCAGTGAATTTAGCGGAATTATTACCGATGTGGATGATGATGAAATTACCGTTAAGGGATGGAGTGTCAGTAAGACTTTCGATTTTGATGATGAGGTCACCGTTTATCTCAATGGCAAAAAATCTGATGTCGATGATTTGGACGTGGATGACTATGTGAAATTGACCCTGAACAAGAAGGGTGACGTGATAGCTGTAAAAGCCACCTCTCCTGACCAAGATGATATTAATGAAGATGATGAAAAAGAATTCGAAGGAAAAATCGTTGCGATTAATTTAATTGATGATGATGAAGGTTTTATTACTATAAAATCAGGAAATAAAAACTACCGTTTCCAAGTGGATGAAGATACTGATGTTGAAATGGACGATGATGGAGAAACACTGGAACTGGATGAGCTGAAATTAGGTTGGAATGTAGAAATAATGGCAGAAGGTAAAATGGCTAGATCCATCATCATTGAATCTAGTGATAATGATAATGATGACGATGATGAAGAAACAGAGTATGAGGGTATCATTACCAAAATTGATAGCAAAAACAAACGTATCGTGATTAAAGATGAAAATGGCAAAACATATACATTTTTTGTCGATAAAAAAACTGAGATCACCATCGATGAAGATGACGATAAAGATGATGCCGAATTATCTGATCTTAGGATCGGTGATGAAGCAGAAATCGGAGCCAAGGGTAATCTTGCTCTGAAAATCGAGGTTGACAGAGATTAG
- a CDS encoding homocysteine synthase: MSERELKFDTLQVHAGQTVDPATGSRAVPIYQTTSYVFRDAEHAANLFSLQEPGNIYTRMMNPTSDVFEKRMAALEGGVGALALASGSAAITYAIFNIAGTGDEIISASTLYGGTYNLFSTTLPKLGIKTIFVDPDEPENFRQAINDKTKAIYIETLGNPGINITDIERVAVIAHENGLPLIVDNTFGTPYLIRPIEFGADIVIHSATKFIGGHGTTMGGVVIDAGKFDWIKSGRFPGLTEPDTSYHGLRYAVDLGPLAYITKMRVQLLRDMGACISPFNSFLLLQGLETLSLRVEKHVSNAMKIAKHLDEHPLVNWVNYPSLPTSKYHALAQKYVPKGSGSIFTFGIKGGVEAGKKFINNVEIFSLLANVADAKSLVIHPGSTTHGQLSEQEQISAGLSPDMIRLSIGIEDVDDLIWDLDQALQKATEK, encoded by the coding sequence ATGAGTGAAAGAGAGTTAAAATTTGATACCCTGCAGGTTCACGCCGGGCAAACAGTCGATCCTGCCACCGGTTCAAGGGCGGTTCCTATTTATCAAACCACATCCTATGTCTTCCGGGATGCGGAACACGCTGCGAATCTATTCAGCTTGCAGGAACCGGGAAATATTTATACCAGAATGATGAATCCCACTTCAGATGTTTTCGAAAAAAGAATGGCAGCTTTGGAAGGCGGGGTAGGTGCTTTAGCCTTAGCATCAGGTTCAGCAGCCATTACATATGCCATTTTTAATATTGCCGGCACCGGGGATGAAATTATTTCAGCCAGTACTCTTTACGGAGGAACTTATAATTTATTTTCTACAACTTTGCCTAAATTAGGCATTAAAACCATCTTTGTTGATCCCGATGAGCCGGAAAATTTCCGCCAGGCAATTAACGATAAGACCAAAGCCATCTATATCGAAACATTAGGCAATCCCGGGATTAATATTACGGATATTGAAAGGGTAGCAGTGATTGCCCATGAAAATGGTCTGCCCTTAATCGTTGATAATACTTTCGGGACCCCGTATCTGATCAGGCCGATTGAATTCGGCGCGGATATTGTTATCCATTCAGCGACAAAATTTATTGGCGGTCACGGTACGACCATGGGTGGTGTGGTGATTGATGCCGGCAAATTTGATTGGATCAAAAGCGGCCGGTTTCCCGGACTGACGGAGCCGGATACCAGTTATCATGGCTTGAGGTATGCGGTGGATTTAGGTCCTTTGGCTTATATCACAAAAATGAGAGTGCAGCTTTTAAGAGATATGGGTGCATGCATCAGCCCCTTTAACTCCTTTCTTTTGCTCCAAGGTCTGGAAACCCTCTCCTTGCGGGTGGAGAAACATGTCTCCAATGCCATGAAAATTGCCAAGCATCTTGATGAACATCCCCTGGTCAACTGGGTTAACTATCCCAGCCTGCCCACCAGTAAATATCATGCATTGGCTCAAAAATATGTGCCCAAAGGCTCAGGATCCATTTTCACCTTTGGCATTAAAGGCGGCGTAGAAGCGGGTAAAAAATTTATTAATAATGTGGAAATCTTCTCCCTTTTGGCCAATGTGGCAGATGCCAAATCCCTGGTCATTCATCCCGGAAGTACCACCCATGGCCAGCTCTCCGAGCAGGAACAAATATCTGCCGGTCTTAGTCCGGATATGATCAGGCTCTCTATTGGAATCGAAGATGTGGATGATTTGATTTGGGATTTGGATCAGGCTTTACAAAAAGCAACTGAGAAATAA
- the cysK gene encoding cysteine synthase A, translating to MAKIAQSLTDLIGHTPLLELTNFNQKNNLSGKLIAKLEYFNPAGSVKDRVGYGMIVDAEEKGLLQSDSVIIEPTSGNTGVALAFVSSARGYRLILTMPETMSQERKSLLKALGAELVLTPGTEGMQGAIKKAEELAAEIPHAFIPQQFENPANPEIHRKTTALEIWQDTEGQVDIFVAAVGTGGTLTGVGEILKAKNPNVKIIAVEPQVSPVISGGKPGPGNKIQGIGAGFIPKVLNTSIIDEVIPVKNEDAYETTRSLAQAEGLLVGISSGAAAYAAMQVAKRPENTGKTIVVIFPDTGERYLSTDLF from the coding sequence ATGGCTAAAATTGCGCAGAGTCTCACAGATTTAATTGGGCATACTCCTTTGTTGGAACTAACGAATTTTAATCAAAAAAATAATCTTTCGGGAAAACTGATAGCGAAACTGGAGTATTTTAATCCCGCCGGCAGTGTCAAAGACCGGGTTGGTTATGGGATGATTGTGGATGCGGAAGAAAAAGGTTTGCTGCAAAGTGATTCGGTGATTATTGAACCTACCAGCGGCAACACCGGCGTTGCCCTGGCTTTTGTTTCTTCCGCTCGGGGCTACCGTTTAATTCTTACCATGCCGGAGACCATGAGCCAGGAAAGAAAAAGTCTCTTAAAAGCTTTGGGGGCAGAATTGGTCCTGACCCCAGGCACGGAAGGGATGCAAGGAGCCATTAAAAAAGCAGAGGAATTGGCCGCCGAAATTCCTCATGCCTTTATTCCCCAACAATTTGAAAATCCGGCTAATCCGGAAATCCACCGCAAAACCACTGCTCTGGAGATCTGGCAGGATACGGAAGGCCAGGTTGATATTTTTGTGGCCGCTGTTGGTACCGGAGGGACTCTTACCGGAGTGGGGGAGATTCTTAAGGCAAAAAATCCAAATGTGAAAATCATTGCGGTGGAGCCCCAGGTCTCACCGGTTATTTCCGGGGGTAAGCCGGGACCTGGCAATAAGATTCAGGGAATTGGTGCCGGATTTATTCCCAAGGTGCTCAACACGTCGATTATTGATGAAGTAATTCCTGTTAAAAATGAAGATGCTTATGAAACAACCCGCAGTCTGGCGCAAGCAGAAGGTCTGTTGGTGGGGATCTCTTCCGGAGCTGCCGCTTATGCAGCAATGCAGGTGGCGAAAAGACCTGAAAATACCGGAAAGACCATTGTTGTGATCTTTCCCGATACGGGAGAAAGATATTTGTCAACAGATCTTTTTTAA